A genomic stretch from Chryseobacterium sp. SNU WT5 includes:
- a CDS encoding ABC transporter ATP-binding protein, whose protein sequence is MLALKAENISKQYRLGQVGTGTLSHDLNRFWHQVRGKEDPYLKIGEANDRASKGESEYVWSLRDISFEIEQGDAVGIIGRNGAGKSTLLKLLSKVTKPTTGKIHTNGRIASLLEVGTGFHPEMTGRENIYLNGAILGMTRKEIKRKFDEIVDFSGVERYIDTPVKRYSSGMYVRLAFAVAAHLESEILIVDEVLAVGDAEFQKKCLGKMGDVSKGEGRTVLFVSHNLTAVKTLCNSGIVLKNGNLVFNGEINEALINYSGDRLKESMGVQFDQSVKDYNSPQFSMQEIKIVSANGLSLKILEQNTEFFIQTKCFVKTKTDRIHLSFVFKNSENLTIFTSTNNHDPLKVGENIVKFKIPANFLNVDKYSLDLYVIINKQNSLVIEEDILTFTVLQNGREAGDWMGKEPGFITTHFEWSYD, encoded by the coding sequence ATGCTTGCATTAAAGGCAGAAAACATATCAAAACAATATCGTCTCGGACAAGTTGGAACGGGCACTTTATCTCATGACCTTAACCGATTCTGGCATCAAGTTCGTGGCAAAGAAGATCCCTATTTGAAAATTGGGGAGGCCAACGACCGTGCTTCAAAAGGGGAAAGCGAATATGTTTGGTCTTTGCGTGATATTAGTTTTGAAATTGAACAAGGTGATGCTGTCGGGATTATTGGCAGAAATGGCGCAGGAAAATCGACGCTTTTAAAACTATTAAGTAAAGTTACCAAACCAACTACAGGTAAAATCCATACCAACGGACGAATTGCCTCTTTATTAGAAGTCGGAACAGGATTTCATCCAGAAATGACCGGCAGGGAAAACATTTACCTGAATGGAGCTATCCTCGGAATGACGCGGAAAGAAATCAAACGTAAATTTGATGAGATTGTCGATTTCTCTGGTGTTGAAAGATATATTGATACGCCGGTTAAAAGATATTCTTCCGGAATGTATGTTCGTTTGGCATTTGCAGTTGCGGCACATTTAGAATCTGAAATTTTGATTGTGGATGAAGTTCTCGCCGTTGGTGACGCTGAATTTCAGAAAAAATGTTTGGGGAAAATGGGTGATGTAAGTAAAGGGGAAGGGAGAACGGTTTTGTTTGTGAGTCATAATTTGACGGCGGTGAAAACTCTTTGTAATAGTGGTATAGTCTTAAAAAATGGAAATCTAGTTTTTAATGGGGAAATTAATGAAGCACTGATCAATTATAGTGGAGACAGATTAAAAGAAAGCATGGGAGTGCAATTTGATCAAAGTGTAAAAGACTATAATTCTCCACAATTTTCAATGCAAGAAATAAAAATCGTTTCTGCAAACGGTTTAAGTTTAAAAATATTAGAACAAAACACTGAGTTCTTCATTCAAACTAAATGTTTTGTGAAAACAAAAACTGATAGAATTCATTTGTCGTTCGTTTTTAAAAATTCTGAAAATCTAACTATTTTCACTTCGACCAATAATCATGATCCTTTAAAAGTAGGAGAAAACATTGTTAAATTTAAAATTCCCGCAAATTTTTTAAATGTTGATAAATACTCTTTAGATTTATATGTTATTATCAATAAACAGAATAGTCTAGTAATTGAGGAGGATATTCTAACGTTCACTGTTTTACAAAATGGACGTGAAGCTGGTGACTGGATGGGGAAAGAACCTGGTTTTATTACGACACATTTTGAATGGAGTTATGATTAG
- a CDS encoding ABC transporter permease, which translates to MLEPKQQQWTETIESNHSLFDLKLKEVWRYKDLVYMFVKRDFVSSFKQTILGPLWFFINPIFTTIVFVFVFGNIAKLSTDSIPQVLFYLSGITLWNYFSSCLTGTSNIFTANASIFGKVYFPRLVMPITIVISNLMKFGVQFTLFLAVWIFYFSKGEIEPNIWILATPFLIVLMAIFALGVGMIFSALTTKYRDLQMLLTFGVSLMMYATPVIYPVSSIEGVWKELAYYNPLTGIFECFKYGWMGQGEFTVEMLLISTGIILILLVIGTVTFNKVEKSFMDTV; encoded by the coding sequence ATGCTTGAGCCGAAACAACAACAATGGACAGAAACTATTGAATCTAATCATTCCCTTTTTGATCTCAAATTAAAAGAAGTTTGGCGATACAAAGACTTGGTCTACATGTTTGTAAAAAGGGATTTTGTGTCTTCGTTTAAACAGACAATTTTAGGTCCACTTTGGTTCTTCATTAACCCAATTTTTACTACAATCGTTTTTGTATTTGTATTTGGAAACATAGCAAAACTTTCGACAGACAGCATTCCACAGGTTTTATTTTATCTTTCAGGAATTACGCTTTGGAACTATTTCTCTTCGTGCCTAACGGGCACGTCTAATATTTTCACCGCCAATGCTAGTATTTTCGGTAAAGTTTATTTCCCGCGATTGGTCATGCCCATAACGATTGTTATTTCAAACCTGATGAAATTTGGCGTTCAGTTTACGCTTTTCTTAGCAGTCTGGATTTTTTATTTTTCTAAAGGTGAAATCGAGCCTAATATTTGGATTTTGGCTACCCCTTTTTTAATTGTATTAATGGCTATTTTTGCATTAGGAGTTGGGATGATTTTCTCTGCATTAACCACAAAATATCGTGACCTTCAGATGCTTTTAACCTTTGGTGTGAGTTTAATGATGTATGCAACACCCGTTATTTATCCTGTTTCTTCTATTGAAGGTGTATGGAAAGAACTGGCTTACTACAATCCACTCACCGGAATTTTCGAATGCTTTAAATATGGCTGGATGGGCCAGGGAGAATTTACTGTAGAAATGCTGCTCATCAGCACTGGAATTATTCTCATACTTTTGGTCATCGGAACGGTAACCTTCAATAAGGTAGAGAAAAGTTTTATGGATACGGTTTAG